The following proteins come from a genomic window of Geminicoccaceae bacterium SCSIO 64248:
- a CDS encoding transporter substrate-binding domain-containing protein has product MTRRWVAGAFAVGLGLSLADPAAAADLRIATEGAYPPWNSVDSSGQLIGFELDLARNLCERMQVECEIVVQDWDGIIPGLLAGRYDAIMAGMSITDERRQSIAFSHAYANTPIAFAALKGSDLESLDVGTDKINFAEPSPELDAAVAKMKEAFDGLTIGAQVSTTHQNLVQEYFGDVAEIRTYDTMDNMALDLGSARIDAGISELDFIRSVMDNNPDVVVVGPNMSGGPLGEGVAAGLRKDDTELVEKFNAAIEAAKADGTIKTLGEQWFRGIDVTPQS; this is encoded by the coding sequence ATGACAAGACGATGGGTTGCCGGTGCCTTCGCGGTGGGATTGGGCCTCAGCCTGGCTGACCCTGCGGCGGCGGCCGACCTGCGGATCGCCACCGAGGGCGCCTACCCTCCCTGGAACAGCGTCGACAGCTCGGGCCAGCTGATCGGCTTCGAGCTCGATCTCGCCCGCAATCTCTGCGAGCGCATGCAGGTCGAGTGCGAGATCGTCGTGCAGGACTGGGACGGCATCATCCCGGGCCTGCTGGCCGGCCGCTACGACGCGATCATGGCCGGCATGTCGATCACCGACGAGCGCCGCCAGTCGATCGCGTTCTCCCATGCCTACGCCAACACGCCGATCGCGTTCGCGGCCCTCAAGGGCAGCGACCTCGAGTCGCTCGACGTGGGCACCGACAAGATCAACTTCGCCGAGCCCAGCCCTGAGCTCGACGCCGCGGTCGCCAAGATGAAGGAGGCCTTCGACGGCCTCACGATCGGCGCCCAGGTCTCGACCACGCACCAGAACCTTGTCCAGGAATATTTCGGCGACGTCGCCGAGATCCGCACCTACGACACCATGGACAACATGGCGCTCGACCTGGGGTCGGCGCGGATCGACGCGGGCATCTCCGAGCTCGACTTCATCCGATCCGTCATGGACAACAATCCCGACGTGGTCGTGGTCGGGCCGAACATGTCCGGCGGGCCGCTCGGCGAGGGCGTCGCCGCCGGACTCCGCAAGGACGACACCGAACTGGTCGAGAAGTTCAACGCCGCGATCGAGGCGGCCAAGGCGGACGGCACGATCAAGACGCTGGGCGAGCAATGGTTCCGCGGCATTGACGTGACGCCGCAGAGCTAG
- a CDS encoding ABC transporter permease → MELLAFGDHGWGDEMLRATAMTVAVALASFALGLVLGMAGAAAKLSNSLILRTLGDVYTTLVRGIPELLIIYLLFFGGSLAIMAVMRGLFAYDGYVEIDSFTIGAVAVGVVSGAYSTEVIRGAVRAVPRGQIEAAIAMGMPPWLRLRRILIPQATRYALPGLGNVWQLTLKDTALISVTGLVEIMRQSHVAAGSTRQPFTFFLAAALLYLAITTISNWGFQRAELHASRGVRR, encoded by the coding sequence ATGGAGCTTCTGGCCTTCGGCGACCACGGCTGGGGCGACGAGATGCTGCGCGCGACGGCGATGACCGTCGCCGTGGCGCTCGCCTCGTTCGCGCTCGGGCTCGTTCTGGGCATGGCGGGCGCAGCCGCGAAGCTCTCGAACAGCCTGATCCTGCGCACGCTGGGCGACGTCTACACGACGCTCGTGCGCGGCATACCCGAGCTCCTGATCATCTACCTTCTTTTCTTCGGCGGCAGCCTCGCGATCATGGCGGTCATGCGCGGCCTGTTCGCCTATGACGGCTATGTCGAGATCGACAGCTTCACGATCGGCGCGGTCGCGGTCGGCGTCGTATCCGGCGCCTACTCGACCGAGGTCATCCGGGGCGCGGTGCGCGCCGTGCCGCGCGGCCAGATCGAGGCGGCGATCGCCATGGGCATGCCGCCCTGGCTGCGCCTGCGCCGGATCCTGATCCCGCAGGCGACTCGCTACGCCCTGCCGGGCCTGGGCAATGTCTGGCAGCTGACCCTCAAGGACACGGCGCTGATCTCGGTGACCGGGCTGGTCGAGATCATGCGCCAGTCACATGTCGCGGCCGGCTCGACCCGCCAGCCCTTCACCTTCTTCCTGGCCGCGGCGCTCCTTTACCTCGCGATCACCACGATCTCGAACTGGGGCTTCCAGCGCGCCGAGCTGCACGCCAGCCGCGGTGTGCGCCGATGA
- a CDS encoding ABC transporter permease — MNTELMARAVPELLLGLPLTLQLVVLSLAIGFALAVPLALMRLSHNPILFGPAYAYSFFFRGTPLLVQIFLIYYGLGQFAGIRGSFLWPFLREPFWCAVLALTLNTAAYTSEIIRGGIQAVPHGQVEAAQACGMSPVLIFRRIVFPQAIRQALPAYGNEVILMVKSSSLASVITLLEVTGLARRLIAQTYAPLEVFIVAGAIYLLLNFILTRIFALIERRLMVDAVARPKGGAGTPASAGAGPVATAAPDH; from the coding sequence ATGAACACGGAGCTCATGGCCCGCGCCGTGCCCGAGCTGCTGCTCGGCCTGCCGCTGACCCTGCAACTGGTCGTCCTGTCCCTGGCGATCGGCTTCGCGCTCGCGGTTCCGCTCGCCTTGATGCGCCTGTCGCACAACCCGATCCTGTTCGGGCCGGCCTACGCCTATTCCTTCTTCTTCCGCGGCACGCCGCTGCTCGTGCAGATCTTCTTGATCTATTACGGGCTCGGTCAGTTCGCCGGCATACGCGGCAGCTTCCTCTGGCCGTTCCTGCGCGAGCCCTTCTGGTGCGCCGTGCTGGCGCTCACCCTCAACACCGCGGCCTACACCTCGGAGATCATCCGCGGCGGCATCCAGGCCGTGCCGCACGGCCAGGTCGAGGCGGCGCAGGCCTGCGGCATGTCGCCGGTCCTGATCTTCCGCCGTATCGTGTTTCCCCAGGCGATCCGCCAGGCGCTGCCGGCCTACGGCAACGAGGTGATCCTGATGGTCAAGTCCTCGTCGCTGGCGAGCGTCATCACGCTGCTCGAGGTCACCGGCCTCGCGCGGCGCCTGATCGCCCAGACCTACGCGCCGCTCGAGGTGTTCATCGTCGCCGGCGCGATCTACCTGCTGCTCAATTTCATCCTGACCCGGATCTTCGCCCTGATCGAGCGGCGCCTCATGGTCGATGCCGTGGCGCGTCCGAAGGGGGGAGCGGGCACGCCGGCCAGCGCCGGCGCCGGTCCGGTCGCCACGGCCGCGCCCGACCACTGA
- a CDS encoding cold-shock protein, producing the protein MATGTVKWFNATKGYGFIQPDDGGKDVFVHISAVERSGLGKLTEGQRISYELATERGKTSAANLQAA; encoded by the coding sequence ATGGCCACCGGGACCGTCAAGTGGTTCAACGCTACCAAGGGCTACGGCTTCATCCAGCCGGACGACGGCGGCAAGGACGTGTTCGTGCACATCAGCGCTGTCGAGCGGTCCGGCCTGGGCAAGCTCACCGAGGGGCAGCGGATCAGCTACGAGCTCGCCACCGAGCGTGGCAAGACGTCGGCGGCGAACCTGCAGGCCGCCTGA
- the rpmG gene encoding 50S ribosomal protein L33: protein MAKPSTTLIKLVSSEGTGFFYTTKKNTKGSTEKLSFRKYDPKLRRHVEFKEGKIK from the coding sequence ATGGCCAAGCCCAGCACCACGCTGATCAAGCTCGTCAGCAGCGAAGGCACCGGCTTCTTCTACACGACGAAGAAGAACACCAAGGGCTCGACCGAGAAGCTGTCGTTCCGCAAGTACGATCCCAAGCTTCGTCGGCACGTCGAGTTCAAGGAAGGCAAGATCAAGTAG
- a CDS encoding MFS transporter has product MATRTGAAAPTLWRDLLAIMAGNTLVGMAISFTAPLLALVLEARGYSAFTIGLNSAVASVGIFLTAPFLPWLLRRFGPIRCIQAGTVVVAAALLSLTLSESIVWWFVIRLLIGIALSVPFVFCEAAVNALADDASRGKVIGIYGTLFSAGFAAGPLVLAAVGSQGVLPFAVGAAILVLGVLPVGLAVNADRAMSISNEIRLPMVWTRAPLPLVAICAYGFVEVALFGLYPVYGLSVGMTGAGVGVEIAILLAGSCLLQMPIGWLADHLPRASLLLACSLSSVVLILLLPLATQDTLVRWAVLVLAGGTLGGLYTMALVLLGERFTGADLAVANTAFVMFFQIGAVAGPSLSGLGMSLFGPFALLPTLALALGATAIVHLARSRRGASP; this is encoded by the coding sequence ATGGCGACCCGGACGGGAGCGGCGGCCCCGACGCTCTGGCGCGACCTCCTGGCGATCATGGCCGGCAACACCCTGGTCGGCATGGCGATCTCGTTCACCGCGCCCTTGCTCGCCCTGGTGCTGGAGGCGCGCGGCTACAGCGCGTTCACGATCGGCCTGAACTCGGCCGTCGCCAGCGTCGGCATCTTCCTGACCGCGCCCTTCCTCCCCTGGCTGCTGCGCCGCTTCGGGCCGATCCGCTGCATCCAGGCCGGCACGGTCGTGGTCGCGGCCGCCCTGCTCTCGCTGACGCTTAGCGAATCGATCGTCTGGTGGTTCGTCATCCGCCTCCTGATCGGCATTGCCCTCTCGGTCCCGTTCGTCTTCTGCGAGGCGGCGGTCAACGCGCTGGCGGACGACGCCTCGCGCGGCAAGGTGATCGGCATCTACGGCACGCTGTTCAGCGCGGGCTTCGCCGCCGGACCGCTGGTGCTGGCCGCGGTCGGCAGCCAGGGCGTCCTGCCCTTCGCCGTCGGCGCCGCGATCCTCGTGCTCGGCGTCCTTCCGGTCGGCCTCGCCGTCAACGCCGACCGCGCGATGTCGATCAGCAACGAGATCCGCCTGCCCATGGTCTGGACCCGGGCGCCCCTGCCCCTGGTCGCGATCTGCGCCTACGGCTTCGTCGAGGTCGCTCTGTTCGGCCTCTACCCGGTCTACGGCCTGAGCGTCGGCATGACCGGCGCGGGCGTCGGCGTCGAGATCGCCATCCTGCTGGCGGGAAGCTGCCTCTTGCAGATGCCGATCGGCTGGCTGGCCGACCACCTGCCGCGCGCCTCCCTGCTGCTGGCCTGCAGCCTCTCGAGCGTCGTCCTCATCCTGCTCCTGCCGCTCGCGACGCAGGACACGCTTGTGCGCTGGGCGGTTCTGGTCCTGGCGGGCGGGACGCTGGGCGGCCTCTACACCATGGCGCTCGTCCTCCTGGGCGAACGCTTCACCGGCGCCGACCTTGCCGTCGCGAACACCGCCTTCGTCATGTTCTTCCAGATCGGCGCGGTGGCCGGCCCCAGCCTGTCCGGTCTCGGCATGAGCCTGTTCGGGCCGTTCGCCCTGTTGCCGACGCTGGCGCTCGCGCTCGGCGCCACCGCCATCGTCCACCTCGCGCGCAGCCGGCGTGGCGCTTCACCTTGA
- the rnr gene encoding ribonuclease R — protein MVKARVAAPDEQEPDRRRPPTREAVLDYLTNAGVDVQKRDIARAFKLTTEGRRELKTLLRQLENEGVLQRAEGKRFRPADALPAVAVLRITAIDAEGELLAEPVSQPEAGEPIRDIRVLPDIRRGRAPTVGDRVLARLARTDEGWQAKLIKTLPRGASRVAGVLEQAGQGFRLRPADRKAERDYVVPADSTGDALPGELVVAEIEARPRLGVPKARVVERIGSADTPAAISLLAAYEAGIRLTFPQEAIDLAEAAGPPGLGDRVDLRGLALVTIDGDDARDFDDAVFAMPDPDAANAGGWRVTVAIADVAHYVRPDDALDREAALRGNSVYFPDRVVPMLPEALSNNWCSLRPDEDRACIVAHLTLTADGTLAGHRFERALMRSRARLTYEQVQDAIEERTDATTEPLLDAVIRPLYRAFEALKGAAARRGLLDLDLPEMRVVTDPEHVPVDVAPRARLDSHRLIEQFMIAANVAAAETLEKLRQPCMYRIHDKPDPVKVEALVQFLESLGEKVSGTSLRRPMDFQRLLDRFRDHDLSPMLQQFVLRCQSQAVYSPDNVGHFGLGLPRYAHFTSPIRRYSDLLVHRALIRGLKLGDGALPASADHAAFQRIGEQISMTERAAMTAERRAVDRFISLYLADKTGAYFAGHVGAVQRFGLFVHLDEVGADGLVPVSTLGTEYFRHEAAHHILVGERTGTAFGLGDKVMVQLVEADPVTGSLLLKIIGHTPGAAARRWQQSGIKPIRRRPVSPARQFRGKRRR, from the coding sequence ATGGTGAAGGCCCGCGTCGCCGCGCCGGACGAGCAGGAGCCGGACCGCCGCCGGCCGCCGACGCGCGAGGCCGTCCTCGACTACCTGACCAATGCGGGCGTCGACGTGCAGAAGCGCGACATCGCGCGGGCCTTCAAGCTGACTACCGAGGGACGGCGCGAGCTGAAGACGCTGCTGCGCCAGCTCGAGAACGAAGGCGTCCTGCAGCGCGCCGAGGGCAAGCGCTTCCGCCCGGCCGACGCGCTGCCCGCCGTCGCGGTCCTGCGCATCACGGCGATCGACGCCGAGGGCGAGCTTCTGGCCGAGCCGGTCAGCCAGCCCGAGGCCGGCGAGCCCATCCGCGACATACGCGTCCTGCCTGACATCCGGCGCGGCCGCGCGCCGACGGTCGGCGATCGCGTGCTGGCCCGGCTCGCACGCACCGACGAAGGCTGGCAGGCCAAGCTGATCAAGACCCTGCCGCGCGGCGCCTCCCGGGTCGCCGGGGTTCTGGAGCAGGCCGGACAGGGCTTTCGCCTGCGTCCGGCCGACCGCAAGGCGGAACGCGACTACGTCGTGCCCGCCGATTCGACCGGCGACGCGCTGCCGGGCGAGCTGGTCGTCGCCGAGATCGAGGCGCGGCCGCGCCTGGGCGTGCCCAAGGCGCGGGTGGTCGAACGGATCGGCTCTGCGGACACGCCTGCCGCGATCAGCCTGCTCGCCGCCTACGAGGCCGGCATCCGCCTGACCTTTCCGCAGGAGGCGATCGACCTCGCCGAGGCCGCCGGCCCGCCGGGACTGGGCGACCGGGTCGACCTGCGCGGCCTCGCCCTGGTCACGATTGACGGCGACGACGCACGCGATTTCGACGACGCCGTGTTCGCCATGCCCGATCCCGACGCGGCCAATGCCGGCGGCTGGCGCGTCACCGTCGCGATCGCCGACGTCGCGCACTATGTCCGGCCCGACGACGCGCTCGACCGCGAGGCGGCTCTGCGCGGCAACTCGGTCTACTTCCCCGACCGTGTCGTGCCCATGCTGCCCGAGGCCCTGTCCAACAATTGGTGCTCGCTGCGGCCGGACGAGGATCGCGCCTGCATAGTCGCGCACCTGACCCTAACGGCGGACGGCACGCTCGCCGGCCACCGTTTCGAGCGCGCCCTCATGCGCTCGCGCGCGCGGCTGACCTATGAGCAGGTCCAGGACGCCATCGAGGAACGGACGGACGCCACTACGGAGCCGCTGCTGGACGCCGTGATCCGCCCGCTCTACCGGGCGTTCGAAGCGCTCAAGGGCGCCGCCGCAAGGCGGGGCCTGCTCGATCTCGACCTGCCCGAGATGCGGGTCGTGACCGATCCCGAGCACGTGCCGGTCGACGTCGCGCCACGGGCGCGGCTGGATTCGCACCGGCTGATCGAGCAGTTCATGATCGCGGCCAACGTCGCGGCGGCGGAGACGCTGGAAAAGCTGCGCCAGCCCTGCATGTACCGGATCCACGACAAGCCGGACCCGGTCAAGGTCGAGGCGCTCGTGCAGTTCCTGGAGAGCCTGGGCGAGAAGGTCAGCGGCACGTCCCTGCGCCGGCCGATGGACTTCCAGCGCCTGCTCGACCGCTTCCGCGACCACGACCTGTCGCCGATGCTGCAGCAGTTCGTCCTGCGCTGCCAGAGCCAGGCCGTATACAGCCCGGACAATGTCGGCCATTTCGGCCTGGGCCTGCCGCGCTACGCCCACTTCACCTCACCGATCCGGCGCTACAGCGACCTGCTGGTGCATCGTGCGCTGATCCGCGGCCTGAAGCTGGGCGACGGCGCCCTGCCCGCCTCGGCCGACCATGCGGCCTTCCAGCGGATCGGCGAGCAGATCTCGATGACCGAGCGCGCCGCCATGACGGCCGAGCGCCGCGCGGTCGACCGGTTCATCAGCCTCTACCTCGCCGACAAGACCGGCGCCTATTTCGCCGGCCATGTCGGCGCGGTGCAGCGTTTCGGCCTGTTCGTGCATCTCGACGAGGTCGGCGCCGACGGTCTGGTGCCGGTCTCAACCCTGGGCACCGAGTATTTCCGCCACGAGGCCGCGCACCACATCCTGGTCGGCGAGCGGACCGGCACGGCGTTCGGCCTGGGCGACAAGGTCATGGTCCAGCTGGTCGAGGCCGACCCCGTGACCGGCAGCCTGCTGCTCAAGATCATCGGACACACGCCGGGCGCTGCCGCCCGGCGCTGGCAGCAGAGCGGGATCAAGCCGATCCGGCGGCGGCCGGTCTCGCCGGCACGGCAGTTCCGCGGCAAGAGGCGCCGCTAG
- the topA gene encoding type I DNA topoisomerase gives MDVVVVESPTKAKTINKYLGDGYTVVSSYGHVRDLPEKDGSVRPDDDFAMIFEPLADRKVRLKEIAQALKGAKHLYLATDPDREGEAISWHLVAALGELKALKDVDIKRVVFHEITKKAVLEAMQKPRSLDEHLIDAYQARRALDYLVGFTLSPVLWRKLQGSRSAGRVQSVALRLVCEREAEIEAFVAREYWTVETDFLTPRSDRFTARLTHLDGAKLDRFDLNDEASAKRAVAAIEAGSFAIESVERRQAQRNPAAPFATATLQQEAARKLGMSAKQTMQVAQRLFEGIQIGGETTGLITYMRTDSVQLSGEAIAACRSMIGDRYGARYVPDQPRQYKTRTKNAQEAHEAIRPTDVRRAPQDVARYLPGEQLRLYELIWQRTVASQMASALLDRTTVDVMSSDRQVTLRATGSIVVFDGFLKLYQEGRDDPAKDDDDAERRLPEITRGEAADRQEVRPEQHFTEPPPRFSEASLVKRMEELGIGRPSTYASIISVLQDREYVELQSKRFVPLDRGRLVNGFLTAFFDRWVQTGFTASLEEELDQVAEGNRFWKEVLREFWSPFNQAVDEVKDKRVAEVIDALNQKLADQLFPEREDGRDRRSCPLCDDGTLSLKLGRFGAFVGCSNYPECRFTRPIGAKAMAEAEQAALAKDRLLGVDPSNQEEVWLKIGRFGPYVERGVDDERKRVSVPSGMEPDALTLESALALLALPREIRKHPESGSPILAGINRFGPYVQHEKTFVRLGEGDDVLTVGENRALALLAEGQNKRRPAQKVLRELGGHPEDGEPIQMFEGRFGPYVKHGKVNASLPRGTQPEELTLEQAVNLLAERAAKGPSKRKAGRAKASTGKTAAKPKAKPAAKKAANGSGKTAKAKTSKAAGKAKTAEAVSDKSTEQA, from the coding sequence ATGGACGTCGTCGTCGTCGAATCCCCGACCAAGGCCAAGACGATCAACAAGTACCTGGGCGACGGCTACACCGTCGTCTCCAGCTACGGCCATGTCCGCGACTTGCCGGAGAAGGACGGCTCGGTCCGTCCCGACGACGACTTCGCGATGATCTTCGAGCCCCTGGCCGACCGGAAGGTCCGGCTGAAGGAGATCGCCCAGGCCCTCAAGGGGGCGAAGCACCTCTATCTCGCCACCGACCCCGACCGCGAGGGCGAGGCCATTTCCTGGCATCTCGTCGCCGCGCTGGGCGAGCTGAAGGCGCTCAAGGACGTCGATATCAAGCGGGTGGTCTTCCACGAGATCACGAAGAAGGCCGTCCTCGAGGCGATGCAGAAGCCGCGCTCGCTCGACGAGCACCTGATCGACGCCTACCAGGCGCGGCGGGCGCTGGACTACCTCGTCGGCTTCACGCTCTCGCCGGTCCTCTGGCGCAAGCTGCAGGGCAGCCGGTCGGCCGGCCGCGTCCAGTCGGTGGCGCTGCGCCTGGTCTGCGAGCGCGAGGCCGAGATCGAAGCCTTCGTCGCGCGCGAGTACTGGACCGTCGAGACCGACTTCCTGACGCCGCGAAGCGACCGCTTCACCGCCCGGCTGACCCATCTGGACGGCGCGAAGCTCGACCGCTTCGATCTCAATGACGAGGCATCGGCAAAGCGGGCCGTGGCGGCGATCGAGGCCGGCAGCTTCGCGATCGAAAGCGTCGAGCGGCGCCAGGCGCAGCGCAACCCCGCCGCCCCCTTCGCCACCGCGACCCTGCAGCAGGAGGCCGCGCGCAAGCTCGGCATGAGCGCGAAGCAGACCATGCAGGTCGCCCAGCGCCTGTTCGAGGGCATCCAGATCGGCGGCGAGACGACCGGCCTGATCACCTATATGCGCACCGACAGCGTGCAGCTGTCAGGCGAGGCGATCGCCGCCTGCCGCTCGATGATCGGCGACCGCTACGGCGCGCGCTACGTGCCGGACCAGCCCCGTCAGTACAAGACGCGGACCAAGAACGCGCAGGAGGCGCACGAGGCGATCCGGCCGACCGACGTGCGCCGCGCGCCGCAGGACGTCGCGCGCTACCTTCCGGGCGAGCAACTCCGGCTCTACGAGCTGATCTGGCAGCGCACGGTCGCCAGCCAGATGGCGAGCGCCCTGCTCGATCGGACCACGGTCGACGTCATGTCGTCCGACCGCCAGGTCACCCTGCGCGCGACGGGTTCGATCGTGGTCTTCGACGGCTTCCTCAAGCTCTACCAGGAAGGCCGCGACGACCCGGCCAAGGACGACGACGACGCCGAGCGGCGCCTGCCGGAAATCACCCGGGGCGAGGCCGCCGATCGGCAGGAGGTCAGGCCCGAGCAGCATTTCACCGAGCCGCCGCCGCGCTTTTCCGAGGCGAGCCTCGTCAAGCGCATGGAGGAGTTGGGCATCGGCCGGCCGTCGACCTATGCCAGCATCATCTCCGTCCTCCAGGACAGGGAGTATGTCGAGCTTCAGAGCAAGCGCTTCGTGCCGCTCGATCGCGGACGGCTGGTCAACGGCTTCCTGACCGCGTTCTTCGACCGCTGGGTCCAGACCGGCTTCACCGCCAGCCTCGAGGAAGAGCTGGACCAGGTCGCCGAGGGTAACCGCTTCTGGAAGGAGGTCCTGCGCGAGTTCTGGTCGCCGTTCAACCAGGCGGTCGACGAGGTCAAGGACAAGCGGGTCGCCGAGGTCATCGACGCCTTGAACCAGAAGCTGGCCGACCAGCTGTTCCCGGAGCGCGAGGACGGTCGCGACCGGCGCTCCTGCCCCCTGTGCGACGACGGCACGCTCAGCCTCAAGCTCGGCCGGTTCGGCGCGTTCGTCGGCTGCTCGAATTATCCGGAATGCCGCTTCACCCGTCCGATCGGCGCCAAGGCCATGGCCGAGGCCGAGCAGGCCGCGCTGGCCAAGGATCGGCTGCTCGGCGTCGATCCCTCCAACCAGGAGGAGGTCTGGCTCAAGATCGGCCGGTTCGGCCCCTATGTCGAACGCGGCGTCGACGACGAGCGCAAGCGCGTCTCAGTCCCGAGCGGCATGGAGCCGGACGCGTTGACCCTCGAGAGCGCGCTCGCCCTTCTGGCGTTGCCGCGGGAGATCCGCAAGCACCCCGAGAGCGGCAGCCCGATCCTGGCGGGCATCAACCGCTTCGGCCCGTATGTCCAGCACGAGAAGACCTTCGTCCGCCTGGGCGAAGGCGACGATGTGCTGACCGTCGGCGAGAACCGCGCGCTCGCGTTGCTTGCCGAGGGACAGAACAAGCGGCGGCCGGCGCAGAAGGTGCTGCGCGAGCTCGGTGGCCATCCCGAGGACGGTGAGCCGATCCAGATGTTCGAGGGCCGGTTCGGGCCGTACGTCAAGCACGGCAAGGTCAACGCGAGCCTGCCGCGCGGGACCCAGCCGGAGGAGCTGACGCTCGAGCAAGCGGTCAATCTTCTGGCCGAACGCGCCGCCAAGGGTCCGTCCAAGCGCAAGGCAGGGCGGGCGAAAGCGTCGACCGGCAAGACGGCCGCGAAGCCGAAGGCCAAGCCGGCCGCGAAGAAGGCCGCGAACGGCTCGGGCAAGACCGCCAAGGCCAAGACGTCCAAGGCGGCCGGCAAGGCCAAGACGGCGGAAGCGGTGTCCGACAAGAGCACGGAGCAGGCCTGA
- the dprA gene encoding DNA-processing protein DprA: MNAVPDDAERLAWLRLARSDGVGPILFERLLTRYGSARAALRALPDLAASQSGARRLRAAEARAVEREAADMARLGWPWLLRTDASYPDALAAIADPPPVLGVRGDATVLARPCIALIGARNASANGGVFARRLASDLAATGYVIVSGLARGIDTAVHAGALEAGGITVAAIASGLDVAYPLENADLTERIARSGAVISERPLGAEPKARHFPKRNRIIAGLSLGVVVIEAAPASGSLITARLALEQGREVLAVPGSPMDERHRGTNQLLRDGAHLVENAADVLAVIAPLAQRADRTVLPARASAAVRRTSAVHARGAPAPTAVMAEAEMPDGLSGALLRLLGPEPLAVDELVRQVAAGAAEVQEALAELELDDRIARHPGNRVSRAQA; the protein is encoded by the coding sequence ATGAACGCCGTGCCCGACGATGCCGAACGCCTGGCGTGGCTCCGCCTCGCGCGAAGCGACGGTGTCGGGCCGATCCTGTTCGAGCGCCTACTGACACGCTACGGCAGCGCACGCGCGGCCCTTCGCGCCCTGCCCGACCTGGCGGCATCGCAGTCGGGCGCGCGACGGCTGCGCGCCGCCGAGGCGCGCGCGGTCGAACGGGAAGCGGCCGATATGGCCAGGCTCGGCTGGCCGTGGCTGCTCCGGACCGATGCGTCCTACCCGGACGCCCTTGCGGCGATCGCCGACCCGCCGCCCGTCCTCGGCGTGCGCGGCGACGCCACCGTGCTCGCCCGCCCGTGCATCGCACTGATCGGAGCCCGCAACGCCAGCGCCAATGGCGGCGTCTTCGCACGACGTCTCGCATCCGACTTGGCGGCGACCGGCTACGTCATCGTCTCCGGCTTGGCGCGTGGGATCGACACGGCGGTTCATGCCGGCGCGCTCGAGGCGGGAGGCATCACCGTCGCCGCCATCGCCTCGGGCCTCGACGTCGCCTACCCGCTCGAGAACGCGGATCTGACGGAACGGATCGCCCGTTCCGGCGCGGTCATCAGCGAGCGGCCGCTCGGGGCAGAGCCGAAGGCGCGCCATTTTCCCAAGCGCAACCGCATCATCGCCGGCCTGTCGCTGGGCGTCGTCGTGATCGAGGCGGCACCGGCCTCGGGTTCGCTCATCACCGCCCGGCTGGCGCTCGAGCAGGGCCGCGAGGTCCTGGCCGTGCCGGGCAGCCCGATGGACGAGCGTCATCGCGGCACGAACCAGCTCCTGCGCGACGGCGCCCACTTGGTCGAGAATGCCGCCGACGTGCTGGCGGTGATCGCGCCGCTCGCCCAGCGTGCCGATCGCACGGTCCTCCCCGCAAGGGCATCGGCTGCCGTCCGCCGGACGTCGGCCGTTCACGCTCGTGGCGCGCCGGCCCCGACCGCCGTCATGGCCGAGGCCGAGATGCCGGACGGGCTCAGCGGCGCCCTGCTCCGGCTTCTCGGTCCGGAGCCGCTCGCCGTCGACGAGCTGGTGCGCCAGGTCGCGGCCGGCGCGGCGGAGGTGCAGGAAGCGCTGGCGGAGCTCGAGCTGGACGACCGCATCGCGCGCCATCCCGGCAACCGGGTGTCCCGCGCGCAGGCCTGA